The DNA region TCCTCCCGGACTACATTGAGACGGCCGCCCGCTGGTATGGCGCAAACGCCACAAACCTCAATTTCGCCGAGAACCCCGAGGGGTCGCGGGAGACGATCAACCGGTGGGTGGAGGAGAAGACCGAAGATCGGATCCGCGACCTCCTGCCGCCGGGTTCGATCGACCCGCTGACCCGGCTCGTGATCACGAACGCGATCTACTTCAAAGGCGCATGGGCGCAGCAGTTCGACCCCGCCAGGACGACGGAGGAGGAGTTCCGGGTTTCACCGAACGAGACGGTGGCCGTCCCGATGATGCACGGGAATGCCGTCTACCCGTATACAGAGACCGGGACACTCCAGGTGCTTGAGATGCCGTATGCCAGTGGGGACGGAACGGAACTCGCGATGCTTGTCCTTCTGCCGAAGGGAGACAGCCTGACGGCTGCGGAGGAGGTCCTGGACGCGGAGAGGCTTGCCGGTCTGCGGGAGTCGCTCGCCTCGCAGAACGTCAGGGTCTTCTTCCCGAAGTTCACGCTTGATGCGAGTTACGGTCTCACCCCGGCTCTTGCGGCGATGGGGATGCCGACGGCTTTCACCGGCGGCGATGCCGACCTCTCGGGGATGGACGGGACGAGAGACCTCTTCGTCACCGGGATCTTCCATAAGGCGTTCGTCGACGTGAACGAGGAGGGCACCGAGGCCGCGGCAGCGACCGGCGTTGCGGCCGGGCTGGGTGTCACACCCGTCTTCCGTGCGGACCACCCGTTCGTCTTCCTCATAACCGAGAAGGATTCCGGCACGATCCTCTTCGCTGGAAGGGTCGTCAACCCCGAAGGCCCGTGAAGGGGGGCTGTCCTCCCCCCTTCTGTCGGCAACGAATACTGGGGTGGCAGGGTGCCCTTCCATCCGCAGTCTCGACGCCAGCCACAGTCACCCACAGGATTCCCTGGAGGTGCGGTCAAGCTATCCGGGCCTACCTCCAGGGAGAGTCTTTAACTTGCGGGGGTAGTTGACGACAGTATTGTCATGCCCAAATGCATCTTTGATGAGAACCCGAGGAGGTAAAACATGATTCCGTCCGGATGGGGCAACCACATCACCATCAGACATATCTCTGAATAACCCCACATCCCGGTAACAAAGAGATGTAACGTCATGCTGGTCAGATTTGAAGTAACCTATGCCGATGGATGGTGGAGCGCCAGCGCACATGCACCTGGAAATGCCATCTATACCCTGGGTAAAAGCATCGGGGAACTTATCGACAATATCCTGGAAGCAACGTCACTCCATTACGCGGAAGAACTAGGAGCGGGAGAACGGATCACCATTGTAACCAGATACAGGTCAGAAACCCGCGAACAGGAAAGCCACATCCCACCAAGTTTCGAATACAAGGTCGATATCACTGCCGCGACACCCGGTTGTTAGTGGATTCGAGGTAATCAAAGTCCTTGAAAACCCGGTTTTTCTCCGGCAGGCCGGAAGTCACGTCCAACTGCGTAAAGTTGTTGGCGATAAACGACTCCGGGTTACCGTACCCCTTCACGACGAACTTGCCATAGCTACACTCAACACAATCGTCACCGACGTTGCTGAATTTGAAGGTATGACAAAAGAAGAGGTTTACGATCTCTTACGATAACCCTCTCCTCAAGACAACAAACACCCCCTCCTCCGATCTCGTGGACGAGGTTATCCCAAAACTCTTCTGCCGGGTGGTGGAGAGGCCCGGACAACGGCAGCATTCCCGATTTATCCTGCGGGGGGGTGAAGGGGGGGCAGAGCGGGAAGACCCCGGGTCCTGCCGCCGGGGTAGTTCACGCGTCCAGGATGTGTCAAAGCGTCGTTCCAGTGCTTGAGTGTGCGCCGACTCCCCGAGTTCTTCTATCGCCCAGGCAGTTTTGAGATGAGCCCGACCATTTCATGGGCGTGATCGTCCACCCCACACGGGAGTCGCCAGGGGTGACGGGGGGAGGAGATCGCGGCTTCGCGCTCAACGCGAGAGACAACACTGCACGTGAAATGTTAGATGAAATGGTCCACCAGATGGTATCCTCCTCACGAAGACCGGAGCCGGGCAAGCATCCGCTCTTTCTTTGCTATCGCTGCATCAGCCGCACGCCGGACACCGGCCTTCATCTCCTCAAAATCCCTCTTCTCCGCATC from Methanoculleus receptaculi includes:
- a CDS encoding serpin family protein, whose translation is MKKLLIFSGICVLVLALIAAGLSAAGTTRPDTPDGAVSVAAGNNLFAFDLYRHLAADPAYAGENLFFSPYSIASALAITCEGARGTTADEIESVLHLPTNETLRREGFADLNAALNSGSGNCTLRTANALWAEKTHSLLPDYIETAARWYGANATNLNFAENPEGSRETINRWVEEKTEDRIRDLLPPGSIDPLTRLVITNAIYFKGAWAQQFDPARTTEEEFRVSPNETVAVPMMHGNAVYPYTETGTLQVLEMPYASGDGTELAMLVLLPKGDSLTAAEEVLDAERLAGLRESLASQNVRVFFPKFTLDASYGLTPALAAMGMPTAFTGGDADLSGMDGTRDLFVTGIFHKAFVDVNEEGTEAAAATGVAAGLGVTPVFRADHPFVFLITEKDSGTILFAGRVVNPEGP
- a CDS encoding type II toxin-antitoxin system HicA family toxin, whose protein sequence is MKVLENPVFLRQAGSHVQLRKVVGDKRLRVTVPLHDELAIATLNTIVTDVAEFEGMTKEEVYDLLR